Within Caminibacter pacificus, the genomic segment AATAAATAAAGTTTGCTCTTTTATATCTTTAATACCGATTTTTTCACCGGTTTTTTCATCTCTTTCATGTACTATAAGTCTGACTTTGATTCTAATAGGTATAGAATATGTAAGACCTTTTTCCATACATTCTCTAACGGTATATTTAGGTTTTTTAAATTCAATTCCCGCATATTCTAAAGTAATTCTATTTTGCGCATCCGTAATCGGAAACATAGACTTAAATACTTTGTGAATACCGCTTTTTTCAGGTTCTTTAACATTTATGAAATCTTGAAACGAATTTTGTTGTAAGTGTAGTAAATTCGGAATATCAAGTATTTGTGGAATTTTAGAAAAATCAAGTCTTAATCTATTTGCTGATTTTAGTTGGTTTAACATAGGCTCTCCTGCGCAGAATTTGTGTAGAGGTATAAAAAAGTTAATATATCATAAAAAAAGAAAAAAAGCAAGAGAAATTATTTAACTTCTACAGTTGCTCCTGCTTCTTCAAGTGCTTTTTTGATTTCTTCAGCTTCTTCTTTACTTACAGCTTCTTTAATTGTGCTTGGCGCACCGTCAACTAGTTCTTTAGCTTCTTTAAGTCCAGCACCAGTAATTTGTCTTACAACTTTAATTACGTTAATTTTTTTAGCACCAGCATCTTTAAGAATTACATCGAATTCAGTTTTTTCTTCACCAGCACCACCAGCTGCTCCACCTGCTGCACCAGCTACTACTGTAGGTTGTGCGCTTACATCGAATTTTTCTTCGAAAAGTTTAACTAATTCGTTAAGTTCTTTTACTGTTAAGTTTTCAATAGTTTCTAAAATTTGTTCAAATGTACAAGCCATATCTACTCCTCCTATTTAATTTATATTTTTTATTGTTCTT encodes:
- the rplL gene encoding 50S ribosomal protein L7/L12 produces the protein MACTFEQILETIENLTVKELNELVKLFEEKFDVSAQPTVVAGAAGGAAGGAGEEKTEFDVILKDAGAKKINVIKVVRQITGAGLKEAKELVDGAPSTIKEAVSKEEAEEIKKALEEAGATVEVK